The Rhodothermus marinus DSM 4252 DNA segment TCCTCCGTACTGGGGCGGCTACCGGGTGGTGCCCGACGTGATTGAGTTCTGGCAGGGACGGCCCGGCCGCCTGCACGACCGGCTGCGCTACCGGCGCACGGACCAGGGCTGGGTGCGGGAGCGCCTGGCACCGTGAGGCGCTCGCCTTCAGCGAAACTGCCGGTCGGTGAGCCGTTCCACTTCGGCCCGCGTGATCACCTGCCAGCGGGGGGCGCTCAGCCGGCCCGTTGTCGTGCGGCTGAACGTGGCACGGAGAAAAAGCTCTTTGGACGAAGCCCGGGCACCGGGAAAGCTGAAGGCGCCCCAGTGAAAGATCCAGTAGGCGTCGACCGGATCAAAACCGAAGTGGCGGCTCACGCGCTCCACCAGGTAGCGGGCGTCGGCCACGGTGGAAGGGCCCGGGTTGTCGGCCAGCTCCTGCAGCACCACTACGTAGGCGCGGTCGGTGCCGGGCGGCGTGCGAAAGAGCTGCACGCGACAGCGGCCTTCCTGCCCGTACCCCTGCCAGGTGAACAGCGTGTCGGCGAGCGGCTGGGCGCGGAGCAGGCCGATCGGCAGGAGCAGCACAAAAAATACAAAACGCAGCGTAGACATGGCGGTTGTCGTTCCTGAATGGCTCTGCAATAAAAGATACGAACGATGGCTTTCACGACGCTGATCGATCCCGAAACGCTCCAGGCGCATCTGGATGACCCCGACTGGGTGGTGGTGGACTGTCGGTTTTCGCTGAGCGATCCGGCCTACGGACGCCGTGCCTATCAGGACGCGCACATTCCGGGTGCCGTCTATGCGCATCTGGACGAGGACCTGTCCGGGCCGATCGTGCCCGGCCGGACCGGGCGCCATCCGCTGCCCGACCCGGAGCAACTGGCCCGGAAGCTGGGGGCCTGGGGCATTGACAACCGCACACAGGTGGTGGCCTACGACGATGCCGGCGGGGCGTTTGCCGCCCGGCTCTGGTGGCTGCTGGGCTGGCTCGGACACGAGGCCGTGGCCGTGCTCGACGGCGGCTGGCCCCGCTGGGTGCGGGAAGGACGTCCGGTACGCAGCGGCGTCGAGACGCGACCGGCCCGCACGTTCGTACCCCGGCTTCGGCCGGAGCGTGCGGTTTCGGCCGACGAGGTGTTGCGGCACCTGCACGATCCCGCCTGGCGGCTGCTCGACGCACGGGCGCCCGCGCGCTACCGGGGCGAGCAGGAACCGATCGATCCGGTGGCCGGCCACATTCCCGGGGCTGTGAACGCGCCGTTCGCCGAAAATCTGACGCCCGAAGGCACCTTCCGTCCGCCTGAACAGCTACGGCAACGGTTCGAAGCATTGCTGGGGAACGTGCCGCCCGAGCGGGTCATCTGCTACTGCGGTTCCGGTGTGACGGCCGCCCACAACCTGCTGTCCATGGCTCATGCGGGGCTACCGGGCGCCCGACTGTACGCAGGATCCTGGAGCGAATGGATCGCCGATCCCCGGCGGCCCGTGGCCCGCGGAGCCGCGCCGTGAAAGAGAACGTCCGAGTGAAGTGGTAGGTCATATTACCAGTTATCTGACCGGACGGACGTGAGCCGGCGGTAGAGGGCTTCCACCTGCTTTCGGAGCGTCTCGAGTGAGCCGGTGTTTTCGAGCACGAAGTCGGCGCGGCGGCGGAGCTCTTCCGGGGGGAGCTGGTGCTGCATGCGGGCGCGCACCTGCTCGGACGTGACGCCGTCGCGTGCTACTACACGCCGGATGCGCTCTGCCTCGGGCGCGTCCACCACCAGCACGTGATCGACGAGGCGGTCGGCGCCCGACTCGAACAGCAGGGCCGCTTCCAGCACCAGCAGCGGCACCTGCTCGCGGGCGGCCTGCTCACGGGCCTGCTCGAAGGCTTCGAGCACGCGCGGATGTACCAGCGCGTTGAGTCGGCGCAGCGCCTCGGGATCGTTGAACACCCACTCGGCCAGATAGGCCCGGTTGAGCCGGCCGTCGGGCAGGTAGCTTTCGGGGCCGAACGCCTCGACGATGGCCCGACGCAGCGCCGGATCTTCGGTCATCAGGCGCTTCGCTTCTTCGTCCGCATAGAACACCCGGGCGCCCAGTGCTTCGAGTAGACGGCACACCGTGCTTTTACCGCTGCCGATACCGCCGGTGACGCCCAGGGTCCGCATGTGCGGCGCGTTCATCGTTGCCATGTGAGTGAAAACGTCAGGTTGGGGATGCGGGTGCGGGGGCCGTTCCAGGCGGCCTCGCGGATGCGGTCGGCCGAGGCTTCGGGCAGCGGTCCATAGAGGCGGCGATGGAGGCGCTGGAGCATCAACCAGCCCTCCAGCGAAAAAGTCAACGAGCCGTGTTGCCAGTGCAGGCCGCAGGTGGGACCCAACTGCACGATCCAGAGCTGGCCCGGTCGGTTCACCGTAGCCGGGGTGCCCTCGGCGGTCGTGTAGGCGATCAGGAGGCCGCCCATGAAGTCGCGTCGGAGAAAGACGCGAAAGCCCACGCTGCTGCGTAGCCGAGCCGTCTGCGTCTCCAGCCGGAGCCAGCCGGTGTAGGTGCGAAGCGTGTCGAACGGGATCTCGGCAAACCGATCCCAGAGCAACCGGCCCAGCCGCAGTTCGCTGTAGGAGCCGTCGAAGCGCGCGCGAAGGCGGGGCGAGAGCGCCTGTTCGAGCTGCAGGCGGTAGCCCAGCTCACGGGCGGACTGGTCCTGACGCTGGCGGCCGGGCAGCACGAAGTCGTCCACGGTGTAAGCGGCGCGCACCTCACCCTGTAGCCACAGCCGTGTGGTCGGCGCAGGCGTCCACGTCAGCCCGGGCTGCAGCCGGAGCGTGCGCTGCACGTGGTTTTCGGCCGAGCGGACGGCATTGAGGTAAACCAGATGGTAGTAGCCGCCCTCCAGACCAAGGTCGAGCTGCAGCGCTCGGGTCAGCCGGTACCGGAGGTCGAGGCGGGCCTGTTGCTGGAGTTCGTCGCGGTCGTCCGGGTTGACCTCCGGCGTATCGTGGCGCAGGATGGTGGCGTAGGCCCGCAGGCCGACGGTCAGGCGTCCGGCTTCGAGCTGGCTCCGGCCGCTCAGCGTCAGGTAGCTGCGGGCGTAGTCGGCCTGGCGGAGCAACAGGGCCTTCTGGGAAGCCTGCGCGGCCGGCAGATCGGCCCGGTTGGTTAGCGCACGGATTTCTTCCTCGGCGCCGGTTTCCAGTTCGAGTTCCAGGTTCAGGCCACCTTGTCCGTAGAGCAAGGCCAGGGCGCCGTCGAGCTGGCGGTGATCGAAGCGTGTGTTGAAGAACAGTGCGTCGTCGGGCGCCCGGAGGAAGCGCACCTGTCGGCGGAACCACTCACCGCCGAGCCGTCCGCGCAGGTGCAGGTGGGAATGCAGGGGCAGTTGCACGGCCAGCAGCCCCTGGAGCGTGTCGCTCCAGGTGGCCTCGACGCTCTGCGGAGGCGCGGCGGTTGTTCGGTTGAGAAACGAAACGGCCTGGTAAGTGTCGCGCCGAAAGCGCGCGCCACGAAGCTGCAGGAGCACATCAACCGCCTCCGCCCGTCGCTGAAACAGCAGATCGACGTAGGCGGTGAGGCCCCGGCGCGGTGTCAGGTATTGCAGCAGGCCGCCGCCTTCCAGGCGCAGCGTGTAGCCGGGTGGCGTCTGCGGACGAAAGCCCAGTTGCAGGCTGAGCGCCGGGCCGTAGTCCGTCTGGAGCGGTGGTTGTACAAGCCCCCCTCCGGCGCCCGGTCGCTGGTCCAGCGCGACGCCCAGGGCCGGCTCCAGCCAGAGGTCGTTTCGGGGGCGATAGCGCAGGCCGGCCAGCGCCTGCTGCATAAGCACGCGGCTCTGGTTGAACCAGGCCCACTGGCCGAACAGCCGGGGCTGCAACGTGGCATCTCCCGCCGGCGCAAGCGTCCAGGTCGTCCAGGATTCATCCCGGAAGTCCAGCCGATCGGTCCCGTACTGGAAGGCGTCGCTCACGAACTGCTGCTGCCAGTGCAGCGTCCAGGCGCCCACCGAAGGCATGAGGTCCAGCCCGGCCGTCCACCGGTAGCGACTGACATCCCGCACGAAGCCGGTCCGGACGGTCCAGCCCGACTGGGCCATCGCCGCCTGGCTCAGCAGCAACAGCCATCCGATGCCGAGCAGCCCGAAGCGCATGTGCCATTAGCCGGGCGGCCAGGTGAACTTGCGGCCGCCCAGCAGATGCAGGTGCAGGTGATAGACGGATTGCTGCGCGTCCGGACCTGTGTTGAAGACGGTCCGGTAGCCGGTGCGGGCGATGCCCTCGCGTTCGGCCATCTGGCGGGCCACTACGAACAGGTGCCCGATCAGCGGGGCGTCTTCTTCGGTCACCTCGTTCAGCGAAGGGATCGGCTTACGGGGAATGATCAGCAGATGGACGGGCGCCTGCGGGTTGATGTCGCGGAGCACCACGCATTGCTCGTCTTCATAGACGATGTCGCCCGGCAGCTCGCCGTCCATGATGCGTTGAAACAACGTCTTTTCCGCCATGGCTCAGGGGATGGTTGTCCGGCTGCAGATCGCTTCAAATATAGGGCACGGCGGGCATTTTCGCCTGTAACGGATCGGCGATTCGTTGCACCAACCGGAACGCGTCCCGGGAGCGTACGTTTGTGGCAATCGATGTGCAAACAATCCGATGGCTGGAGGATGCCCACCGTTTACGTGACCCGTCGCGTGCACTTCAACGCGGCGCATCGCCTGCACAATCCGGCCCGTTCGGAAGCGTGGAATCGGGAGACCTTCGGCCCCTGCAATCATCCGAACTGGCACGGCCACAACTACGTGCTGGAAGTCACCGTGGCTGGCGAGCCGGATCCGGAAACCGGCTTCGTGCTGAATCTTTCCCACCTGAAGGAGATTCTGGAGACGCGCATTCTGCAGAAGCTGGATCACAAGAACCTGAACCTGGACGTCGATTTCCTGCAGGGCGTGATTCCGACGACCGAAAACCTGGCCGTCGCGATCTGGCGGGAGTTGGAAGACGCGCTGCCGGCCGGACGCCTGCACCGGATCCGGCTCTACGAGACCGAACACAACTACGTGGAATACTATGGCGAAGAATAAATCGACCGGCGTACTTGTGCGCTCGGGCGCTCATCTAGAGCTGGACAGCCACCCGATCGATCACTATGAGCGGGTGGATCGGTATCCGGCCGAGGCGACCGAGGCCATCCAGCAGCACGTGCGAGAGATCCTGCGCTGGATCGGCGAAGATCCGGATCGCGAAGGGCTGCGGCGCACTCCGGAGCGGGTTGCGCTGGCGCTCCAGTATCTGACGCAGGGGTATCACCAGGATCCGCGGGCCATCCTGGAGGCGGCCCTCTTCGAGGAAGACTACAGCGAGATGATCCTGGTGCGGGACATTCAGATCTACTCGCTCTGCGAGCATCACCTCTTGCCGTTTTTCGGGAAGGCGCATGTGGCTTACATCCCGAACAAAAAGATCGTCGGACTGAGCAAAATTCCCCGCGTGGTGGACGTGTTCGCCCGGCGGCTTCAGGTGCAGGAGCGGTTGACGATCCAGATCCGGGATGCGCTGGAAGAGGTGCTTCAGCCGCTGGGTGTGGCCGTGGTGATCGAGGCGCAGCACCTGTGCATGATGATGCGCGGCGTGGAAAAACAGCATGCGATCACCACGACCAGTGCGATGAGCGGCGAGTTTCTGAAAGAGGCCACGCGGGCCGAGTTCATGCGGCTGATCAACGGAGGATGAGGCCGTGCTCGTCGTTGTCATTACCGGCGCCAGTCAGGGAATCGGAGCGGCCATCGCGCGGGCGTTTGCCGAGGAGCCGCAGGCACGCCTGGCGCTGGTGGCCCGTCAGCAACACAAGCTGGAGGCGGTGGCCGCCGATTGCCGGGCGCGCGGGGCCGACGTACTGGTGCTGCCCTGCGACGTAACGGACGAAGCGGCCGTGGCGGCCATGGCCCGGCAGGTGCTCGACCGCTGGGGCGCGCCCGATGTGCTCGTCAACAACGCCGGGCAGTTCCGGCCGGCGCCGCTGCGCGAAACTTCGGTCGAAACGTTTCGGGCGCAGCTCGAGGCCAACCTGACCAGCGCTTTTCTGGTGACGCAGGCCTTTCTGGAAGCGATGATTGCCCGGCGGCAGGGGCACATCTTCTTCATGGGGTCGGTGGCCTCGATCCGGGCCTATCCGGGCAGCGTGGCCTACTGCGCGGCCAAGCATGGCCTGCTGGGGCTGGCCCGCGTGGTGCGCGAAGAGACGCGCACGCTGGGACTGCGCGTGACCGTGCTGCTCCCCGGCGCCACCTACACGCCGAGCTGGGAGGGCGTGGATCTGCCCGAGGAACGCTTCATGCCGGCCGAGGACATTGCCCGGACCGTACGGGCGCTGTACCATCTGTCGCCCCGGACCGTGGCCGAAGAGATCGTGCTGCGGCCCCAGGAGGGCGACATCTGATCAGGTTTCCTGCTGCATCAGTCGGTGGCGGACGGCCTCGCCCAGCGTCTGCAGCCGTTCGCTGATGTGCACCGGGTAGGGCGGATCGGCTTCTTCGAGCGCAAGCAACCGTTCAGGCAGGCGGGCCAGGTCCTGGCGGGCGCGCTCGCGGGCCGCCTCCAGCGTATCGCGACCGGCTTCGGTGCGCCGGCCGCCCCGCATCACGCAGTGCAGTAGCGGCTCGCCGCCTTCCAGCTGCTCGTCGTGGCAGGCGATCACGTCGTGGGTGGCACGTCCGTCCTCGCCATAGAAGCGAAAGACCTGTTTCCGTCCGGGCAGGTTGGCTTTTTCCAGCGACAGCTTCATGCGCCCCTCGCCCTCGAACTCGCTGAGCTTGTAGGCGCTGTCGAGGTAGGGGCGGTCGCTGATGGTGCCCATGCGCGTGCCCACTCCGAAGCCGTCGATGGGCGCACCCTGGGCCAGCAGCTCGGCAATGCGGTATTCGTCGAGGCTGCCGCTGGCAAAGATCTTGATGTGCGTCAGGCCGGCCTCGTCCAGCATGCGTCGCGCTTCCTTCGCCAGCGCGGCCAGGTCGCCCGAATCGATCCGGATCGCCCCTACCTGAAACCGGTCGCCCTGTTCTTTGCAGAGGGCAATGACCTTCCGGACGCCTTCCAGCGTGTCGTAGGTATCCACCAGCAGCGTCGTGCCGGGGTAAAGGCCGGCGAATGCCCGGAAGGCGTCCTCTTCCGTGGGGTGGGCTTCGACGTAGCTGTGCGCCATGGTGCCGGTGACGGGCACCCCGAACATCTGGCCGCCCAGCACCAGCGAGGTGGCCTGGATGCCAGCGATATAATAGGCACGGACCGCCTTCAGCGCAGCGTCGGCGCCGTGCATGCGGCGGGCACCGAAGTCGGCCACGAGCCGCCCCTGTGCCGCCTGCACGACCCGGCTGGCCTTCGAGGCGATGCCCGTCTGGAAGGTGATCTGGTTGAGCACGAAGGTTTCAATGAGCTGG contains these protein-coding regions:
- a CDS encoding sulfurtransferase translates to MAFTTLIDPETLQAHLDDPDWVVVDCRFSLSDPAYGRRAYQDAHIPGAVYAHLDEDLSGPIVPGRTGRHPLPDPEQLARKLGAWGIDNRTQVVAYDDAGGAFAARLWWLLGWLGHEAVAVLDGGWPRWVREGRPVRSGVETRPARTFVPRLRPERAVSADEVLRHLHDPAWRLLDARAPARYRGEQEPIDPVAGHIPGAVNAPFAENLTPEGTFRPPEQLRQRFEALLGNVPPERVICYCGSGVTAAHNLLSMAHAGLPGARLYAGSWSEWIADPRRPVARGAAP
- the coaE gene encoding dephospho-CoA kinase (Dephospho-CoA kinase (CoaE) performs the final step in coenzyme A biosynthesis.); the encoded protein is MNAPHMRTLGVTGGIGSGKSTVCRLLEALGARVFYADEEAKRLMTEDPALRRAIVEAFGPESYLPDGRLNRAYLAEWVFNDPEALRRLNALVHPRVLEAFEQAREQAAREQVPLLVLEAALLFESGADRLVDHVLVVDAPEAERIRRVVARDGVTSEQVRARMQHQLPPEELRRRADFVLENTGSLETLRKQVEALYRRLTSVRSDNW
- a CDS encoding histidine triad nucleotide-binding protein, producing MAEKTLFQRIMDGELPGDIVYEDEQCVVLRDINPQAPVHLLIIPRKPIPSLNEVTEEDAPLIGHLFVVARQMAEREGIARTGYRTVFNTGPDAQQSVYHLHLHLLGGRKFTWPPG
- a CDS encoding 6-carboxytetrahydropterin synthase encodes the protein MPTVYVTRRVHFNAAHRLHNPARSEAWNRETFGPCNHPNWHGHNYVLEVTVAGEPDPETGFVLNLSHLKEILETRILQKLDHKNLNLDVDFLQGVIPTTENLAVAIWRELEDALPAGRLHRIRLYETEHNYVEYYGEE
- the folE gene encoding GTP cyclohydrolase I FolE encodes the protein MAKNKSTGVLVRSGAHLELDSHPIDHYERVDRYPAEATEAIQQHVREILRWIGEDPDREGLRRTPERVALALQYLTQGYHQDPRAILEAALFEEDYSEMILVRDIQIYSLCEHHLLPFFGKAHVAYIPNKKIVGLSKIPRVVDVFARRLQVQERLTIQIRDALEEVLQPLGVAVVIEAQHLCMMMRGVEKQHAITTTSAMSGEFLKEATRAEFMRLINGG
- a CDS encoding SDR family oxidoreductase, translating into MLVVVITGASQGIGAAIARAFAEEPQARLALVARQQHKLEAVAADCRARGADVLVLPCDVTDEAAVAAMARQVLDRWGAPDVLVNNAGQFRPAPLRETSVETFRAQLEANLTSAFLVTQAFLEAMIARRQGHIFFMGSVASIRAYPGSVAYCAAKHGLLGLARVVREETRTLGLRVTVLLPGATYTPSWEGVDLPEERFMPAEDIARTVRALYHLSPRTVAEEIVLRPQEGDI
- a CDS encoding nicotinate phosphoribosyltransferase; its protein translation is MHWVTDENAVLFTDLYELTMLQAYYREGLDTAVATFDLFVRQTPGRNYLLACGLDTVLHYLETLHFTQEALDYLASLGRFEPDFLDYLARFRFTGDVYAVPEGTPVFAGEPLLQVVAPIGQAQLIETFVLNQITFQTGIASKASRVVQAAQGRLVADFGARRMHGADAALKAVRAYYIAGIQATSLVLGGQMFGVPVTGTMAHSYVEAHPTEEDAFRAFAGLYPGTTLLVDTYDTLEGVRKVIALCKEQGDRFQVGAIRIDSGDLAALAKEARRMLDEAGLTHIKIFASGSLDEYRIAELLAQGAPIDGFGVGTRMGTISDRPYLDSAYKLSEFEGEGRMKLSLEKANLPGRKQVFRFYGEDGRATHDVIACHDEQLEGGEPLLHCVMRGGRRTEAGRDTLEAARERARQDLARLPERLLALEEADPPYPVHISERLQTLGEAVRHRLMQQET